The segment CATGGACGCGAAGAGGCCCTGGTGCGCTGGTGCGAATTGCAGGGTATCCCGGCCAAGCCGCTGCATCTGATCGGCTATGAGGATGAGGGTGACTGATGAAAGCCTTCGCAGACCTCCTCGATCGCCTGGTGCTGACGCCGAGCCGCAATGGAAAGCTGAAGCTGCTCACCGACTATTTCCGCGACACGCCCGACCCGGATCGGGGCTACGGTCTCGCGGCGATCGCCGGCACGCTGGAGGTGCGGAACGTCAAGCCGGCCATGTTGCGCGAACTCGTGCTGGAACGCATGGACGAGGTGCTCTTTCGCTATTCCTACGATTATGTTGGTGATCTCGCCGAGACCATCTCGCTGGTCTGGGACAAGGAAAGCGATATCGTCCGCCCGGCGGCCGAGCAGCCGAAGCTTGGCGAGGTGGTGCGCCGGATGAATGCGCTGGGGCGTACCGAGGTGCGCAGCTTCGTTCGCGATCTGCTCGACAGGCTGGATACGTCAGGCCGCTTTGCCTTCCTGAAGCTCGCCACCGGTGCGCTGCGCATCGGCGTTTCGGCGCGGCTTGCCAAGCAAGCTTTGGCCGAGCTGAGCGGCAAGGACGTGACCGAGATCGAAACCCTGTGGCATGGGTTGCAGCCGCCCTATGAAAGCCTGTTCCAATGGCTGGAGGGCAAAGGCGACAAGCCGGTGCTGGCGACGCCGGCGATCTTCCATTCCGTCATGCTCGCCAATCCTGTCGAGCCCGGCGATCTCACTGGACTCGACCCCCTGGACTATGCCGCCGAGTGGAAATGGGACGGCATCCGCGTCCAGCTTTCGCGCGCGGGTATGACGAGCAAGCTTTATTCCCGCTCCGGCGATGATATCTCCGGCGCCTTTCCGGACATCGTCGACGCCATCAGCTTTGAGGGTGTCGTCGACGGTGAATTGCTGATCGGCGGCACCGCGCGCTCCAACAGCCCGACGCGCACCTTCTCCGATCTGCA is part of the Rhizobium sp. CB3090 genome and harbors:
- a CDS encoding cisplatin damage response ATP-dependent DNA ligase is translated as MKAFADLLDRLVLTPSRNGKLKLLTDYFRDTPDPDRGYGLAAIAGTLEVRNVKPAMLRELVLERMDEVLFRYSYDYVGDLAETISLVWDKESDIVRPAAEQPKLGEVVRRMNALGRTEVRSFVRDLLDRLDTSGRFAFLKLATGALRIGVSARLAKQALAELSGKDVTEIETLWHGLQPPYESLFQWLEGKGDKPVLATPAIFHSVMLANPVEPGDLTGLDPLDYAAEWKWDGIRVQLSRAGMTSKLYSRSGDDISGAFPDIVDAISFEGVVDGELLIGGTARSNSPTRTFSDLQQRLNRKTVTAKMLEEYPAFIRAYDLLFDGEEDVRARGFLDRRERLTEIIEAAPHDRFDLSPLVDFTSWEELDQLRSAPPDPVIEGVMIKRRDSAYLAGRAKGPWFKWKRNPYNVDAVLMYAQRGHGKRSSYYSDFTFGVWSMTPEGEQLVPVGKAYFGFTDAELEVLDKFVRNNTIDRFGPVRAVRADRDFGFVLEVAFEGINRSTRHKSGVAMRFPRIARLRPDKPPYEADRLENLVALIDAKAPAVDE